The following proteins are encoded in a genomic region of Corylus avellana chromosome ca4, CavTom2PMs-1.0:
- the LOC132177452 gene encoding protein PAL OF QUIRKY translates to MVGPSLHTLKPTSIKFLCSYGGKILPRYPDGKLRYVGGETRVLAVHRSISFAELLLKLGELCGGSVSLRCQLPTEDLDALVSVTSDEDLANLIEEYDRAASPPSSLKIRAFLSPPKSTKKTIPSPPPSASSSSKSSSSSSSASHSPTVSTPRFSVPVADMCLRQISPPVVFQKHAPKTLPHCAYRAHGNPRHIYLIHNGNHWQ, encoded by the exons ATGGTCGGACCTTCACTCCACACCCTCAAACCTACCTCCATCAAATTCCTCTGTAGCTACGGCGGCAAAATCCTCCCCCGTTATCCTGACGGCAAGCTCCGTTACGTAGGTGGCGAAACCCGTGTCCTCGCCGTTCACCGCTCCATTTCGTTTGCCG AGCTGTTATTGAAGCTCGGAGAATTGTGTGGCGGATCTGTGAGCCTTCGTTGCCAATTGCCTACGGAGGACCTTGACGCTCTGGTATCGGTCACCTCCGATGAGGACCTCGCTAATCTCATCGAGGAGTACGACCGAGCGGCATCGCCACCGTCGTCTCTGAAGATCAGAGCGTTCCTTTCGCCGCCCAAATCCACCAAAAAAACCATTCCTTCTCCTCCTCCGTCGGCTTCATCTTCGTCCAaatcgtcgtcgtcgtcgtcttcGGCGTCTCACAGTCCCACCGTTTCCACGCCAAGGTTTTCGGTGCCGGTGGCCGACATGTGCCTTCGTCAGATCTCGCCGCCGGTAGTGTTTCAGAAACATGCCCCGAAGACTCTTCCTCACTGTGCTTACCGTGCTCATGGAAACCCTAGGCACATCTATCTCATCCACAACGGGAACCACTGGCAATAG